GCACCACGAAATATCCGGGCGGGTAGTCCGCAAATCCGGCCTTCGCGTAGAACACCCACGGCGCGTTGTCGTGCAGCGTGAGCGTCCAGGACTCGAACGCGCGCACGTCGTTGTGAAAGCCCGTGCTGCCGATGAACAGCAGCCGCACGATCAAGCCGGCGAGCAGAATCCCGGTGAGCGGCGTGAGCCAGCTGCGCGCCGCGGCCGGCGCGAGCGCCGCGCGGGCCGATGCGCTCACGCGATCCGCCGGGCGGCGCGGCCGAAGAACGCCCGCACGCGCCCGCTGCGGTCGATTCGCTGCGCGTCCGCGAGCGCGCCGGCGTCGGCAAGCTCCGCGCGGGCCGCGCCGACGGCGGCCTCGCGCGCGCCGAGCCCGTCGAGCGCGGCCAGCGTCGCGTGCACGGCCTCCTCGCTCAGCGCGGAACCTGACGCGTACGCCGCAGCGACGATCTCGCGCGCCTCCGAGGGCGGCCCGCCGAGCGCCCAGACGACCGGGAAGGTCCACTTGCGCTTGGCCAAATCGGCGCCGGCGGGCTTCCCGGTCGTCGCCGAGTCGCCCCAGATCCCGAGCACGTCGTCCTCGATCTGAAAGGCGGTCCCATAGGCGCAGCCGAGCCGCGCGTACGCGGCCGCGCGCTCCGTGCCGGCGCCAGCCGCGAGCGCGCCCAGCTCGCAAGCCGCGCCGAAGAGCGCCGCGGTCTTCCCGCCGATCATCGCCCGGTAGTCCTCCATCGTCACCCGCGGTTCGGTTTCGAACGCGATGTCCCGCCCCTGTCCGCTGCACATCGCGAGGTGCGCGGCGAGCAGGACGCGGTTCATCGCGACCTTCGTCTCCGCGTCCGCATGGCTCCCGTCGAGCAGGGTCAGGTACGCGACCGAGCACAGCGCGTCGCCGGCGTTGATGCCGTGGGCGAGCCCGTAGCGCGACCAGACCGCCTCGCGGCCCCGCCGCAGCGTGTCGCCGTCCTCGATGTCGTCGTGGATCAGCGAGAACTCGTGGACGATCTCGACCGCGCAGGCCGCGTCGAGCGCCAGCTCCGGCCGTCCGCCTTCCTCTTCCGCGACCTCGAGGACGAGCTGCGAGCGCAAGCGCTTCCCGCGCCGCCCTTCATCACCGAAGCCGAAGTG
This Candidatus Eremiobacterota bacterium DNA region includes the following protein-coding sequences:
- a CDS encoding polyprenyl synthetase family protein; this translates as MRSPAAVDSLEAALEAAVARFDDGSATSTQIRYHFGFGDEGRRGKRLRSQLVLEVAEEEGGRPELALDAACAVEIVHEFSLIHDDIEDGDTLRRGREAVWSRYGLAHGINAGDALCSVAYLTLLDGSHADAETKVAMNRVLLAAHLAMCSGQGRDIAFETEPRVTMEDYRAMIGGKTAALFGAACELGALAAGAGTERAAAYARLGCAYGTAFQIEDDVLGIWGDSATTGKPAGADLAKRKWTFPVVWALGGPPSEAREIVAAAYASGSALSEEAVHATLAALDGLGAREAAVGAARAELADAGALADAQRIDRSGRVRAFFGRAARRIA